In the genome of Pseudomonas sp. B33.4, the window CTTGGCTACGAGAACCGCGCTCTGAAGCGTGAGGATTTCAGCAATGACAAAGTCGATGCCGGCGAAATCGGCGCAGGGCACACGGTGACTGCGCTGTACGAAATTGTTCCGGCAGGCGAGAAGGGCTGGCTGGAACCGCTGCGTTACGGTCGAAACGCAGCGGTGGTTTCCGGGAAAAGCGGAGAATTGGCCATGCTGCGTGTGCGTTATCAACGTCCTGACGGTGGGAAAAGTCTGCTGATCGAGCGGCCGATTGCCAATCAAGTTGCGCCGGCCAGCGAAGACCTGCGCTTTGCCGCTGCCGTTGCCGCGTTCTCCCAACAACTCAAGGACGGTCGTTACACCGGCGACTTCAGCCTGAAAGACACCGAGGCATTGGCCCGTGGCGCTCGCGGTGATGATCGCTTCGGCTTGCGTAACGAGTTCGTGCAACTGGTCGAACTGGCGCAGAGTTTGCGCAGCTCAACCGCATCGAATGCGCTGGCTACTGAACGACGGATCGAATAAGTGAGTCGTCTGAAAGGCTTCATCAGTCAGCTGTTTGCCTCGGCAAACAGCTCAGCCGCCAACAGCGATGAATCGCTGCTGGCGCGTTATCGCGAGGGCGACGGCGCCGCGTTCGAGATGTTGTACGCGCGCCATCGCCAAGGCCTGTACCGGTTTCTGCTCGGTTTGAGCGGTAAACCGGAACTGGCCGACGAAGTGTTTCAGGAGACCTGGCTGAGCCTGATCCGCAGCAGCAGTCAGCCACAAGGCCGGGCGACATTTCGTACATGGCTGTTCCAGATAGCGCGCAATCGCCTGATCGACCACTGGCGCAAACACGACGCCCGACAACCGCTGCATGACAGCTATGACGAACAAGCTCATGCCGTCAGTGACGAAGCTAACGATCCCGAACAACTGCTCAGCCTCAGCCGCGACAGCCAACGCCTGGAAAATGCCCTGCAAACCCTGCCCGCCGACCAGCGCGAAGTGTTCCTGCTGCGCGCCCACGGCGACCTCGATCTGGCACAAATCGCCACTCTCACCGAAACGCCGCTGGAAACCGTCAAAAGCCGCTTGCGCTACGCCCAGCAAAAACTGCGTCGGCTGCTGGCCGAGGAGGTACTCACATGACTGACGCCCGCCAGACACCTGAAGATCCGCTGATCAAACACGTCCGCGAACAGCAAAATGCTGAGCCGCCAGCGCATCTCGATGCGTTCATCCTCAACGCCGCGCAGCGTCAAACCCCTGCGCTGAAACCAAGCCTGTGGCAACGCTGGCTGGACGCTTGCCGCAAACCACGCTGGCAAGTCGCGTTCGCCAGCCTCGTTGGCGTCGCATTGATGTTGTCGCTGGTGCAACGAGATCCTCAACCGCTGCGCCAGTACGACTACGCCCCGGCCCCAAGACTGGCCGTGCCCATGGCCGAAACGGAATCAGCGCAGCTGCATCGATTGTCCGCCCCGGCCGGCGCCATGCCCGCACCCGCACCGATTATGGAAATGGCCGCACCCATGCAAAATGAAGCAATCAGCGCCGACGCAGCCAAACTCAGCAAACGCACCGCCGCCCCGGCAAACGGTCTCGACGCACAACTGCGCGAAGTCCTGCACCTGCGCGAATCCGGCCAA includes:
- a CDS encoding RNA polymerase sigma factor, with translation MFASANSSAANSDESLLARYREGDGAAFEMLYARHRQGLYRFLLGLSGKPELADEVFQETWLSLIRSSSQPQGRATFRTWLFQIARNRLIDHWRKHDARQPLHDSYDEQAHAVSDEANDPEQLLSLSRDSQRLENALQTLPADQREVFLLRAHGDLDLAQIATLTETPLETVKSRLRYAQQKLRRLLAEEVLT